In Mycobacterium sp. Aquia_216, a genomic segment contains:
- a CDS encoding alpha/beta fold hydrolase, with product MSTFVLVHGACRDGSAWNRVIERLNSLGHEAFGPTVAGHGRGVCKAVTHAESTRSIVDFIADNGLTDIVLVGHSYGGTIISKVAESIPEHIRRLVFYSGFVLNDGECMLNAFPPVQRGVLARLAAESSDDTVTLPFELWRENFINDADLETARWAYDQRSSEPFQQLVEPLDLKKFYSLNTPKSYLVCTEDTVMPPGEWAWHPRMSSRLGLHRLVQMPGSHEVVFSNPIGLADKVIDAGRD from the coding sequence ATGTCGACTTTCGTCTTGGTTCACGGAGCATGTCGTGACGGCTCGGCCTGGAACCGCGTTATCGAACGCCTGAATAGCTTGGGCCACGAAGCATTCGGTCCGACGGTGGCTGGTCACGGACGAGGGGTGTGCAAAGCCGTGACCCATGCCGAGTCGACGCGGTCCATCGTGGATTTCATCGCCGATAACGGGCTGACCGACATCGTGCTGGTCGGTCACAGCTACGGCGGCACAATCATCAGCAAGGTGGCCGAGTCGATTCCGGAACACATTCGGCGACTGGTGTTCTACAGCGGATTCGTCCTCAACGACGGCGAATGCATGCTGAACGCTTTTCCGCCGGTCCAGCGCGGCGTACTCGCGCGGTTGGCAGCTGAGTCTTCCGACGACACCGTGACGCTGCCCTTTGAGTTGTGGCGGGAGAACTTCATCAACGACGCGGACCTGGAAACGGCACGCTGGGCCTACGACCAACGGTCGTCCGAACCGTTCCAGCAGCTTGTCGAACCGCTAGACCTGAAGAAGTTCTATTCCTTGAACACGCCGAAAAGCTACCTGGTGTGCACCGAGGACACAGTGATGCCGCCCGGCGAGTGGGCGTGGCATCCCCGAATGTCCAGCCGGCTCGGGTTGCACCGACTCGTCCAAATGCCGGGCAGCCACGAGGTCGTCTTCTCCAACCCAATTGGTCTGGCCGACAAGGTTATCGACGCGGGCCGCGACTAA